From a region of the Pseudanabaena sp. ABRG5-3 genome:
- a CDS encoding CobW family GTP-binding protein, translating into MPTSQLDIPKRGMPVTIVTGFLGSGKTTLLNQILKNRQDLKVAVLVNEFGDINIDGQLLVDIEDGMVELSNGCICCTINDGLVDAVYNVLERSERIDYMVIETTGVADPLPITLTFLGTELKHLTRLDSILTVIDAETFTAEHFGSEAAQSQVQYGDIVLLNKTDLVPEERVNELEEYLRKTKSKARILRSQHGEVPLPLILDVDLAPTSAYQQVENEDEIYEHEHHHHKHEHHDHEHHHHHSDHLDNDGFISVSFQSDRRFDLDKFTYFLDKVMPNDVFRAKGVLSFAAQDVRFIFQLSGKRYELAYDHRKKPTGNQLVLIGRNLDERLLQQQLQECLV; encoded by the coding sequence ATGCCAACTTCTCAACTCGATATTCCTAAGCGGGGAATGCCTGTGACTATCGTTACAGGGTTTCTCGGTAGTGGCAAAACTACACTTCTCAATCAAATCCTCAAAAATCGTCAGGATCTTAAAGTAGCGGTTTTGGTGAATGAGTTTGGGGACATTAATATTGACGGACAGTTACTTGTTGATATTGAAGATGGTATGGTCGAGCTAAGTAATGGCTGTATTTGCTGCACAATTAATGATGGCTTAGTTGATGCTGTATATAACGTCTTAGAACGAAGTGAACGAATTGATTACATGGTGATCGAGACAACTGGCGTTGCTGACCCTCTGCCGATCACCTTGACGTTCTTGGGAACAGAACTAAAGCACCTCACCCGCCTTGATTCTATTCTCACAGTAATTGATGCGGAGACATTCACTGCCGAACATTTTGGGAGTGAGGCGGCGCAAAGTCAAGTGCAGTATGGCGACATCGTTTTACTGAACAAGACCGATTTAGTGCCAGAAGAGCGAGTTAATGAATTAGAAGAATACCTTCGCAAGACTAAATCTAAAGCGAGAATCCTGCGATCGCAGCATGGTGAAGTTCCCTTGCCTCTGATCCTAGATGTGGATCTCGCGCCAACTAGTGCCTATCAACAGGTAGAGAATGAGGATGAAATATATGAACATGAGCATCATCATCACAAGCATGAACATCACGATCATGAACATCATCATCACCATTCCGACCATTTAGATAATGATGGCTTTATTTCTGTCTCTTTCCAAAGTGATCGCCGATTTGATTTAGATAAGTTCACCTATTTCCTTGATAAGGTAATGCCTAACGATGTATTTCGGGCTAAGGGGGTTCTCAGTTTCGCCGCCCAAGATGTCAGATTTATTTTTCAATTGAGTGGTAAACGTTACGAATTAGCCTACGATCATCGGAAAAAGCCCACAGGCAATCAATTAGTTCTCATTGGCAGAAACCTTGATGAACGGTTGCTTCAGCAACAATTGCAGGAATGCTTAGTGTAG
- the hisI gene encoding phosphoribosyl-AMP cyclohydrolase has translation MSDNWIENLKYDAQGLIPAIAQDHQDGTILMMAWMNRHALELTISTSEVHYWSRSRQELWHKGATSGHIQKLKKLYYDCDRDVILVKIEQVGDVACHTGARSCFFTEVPV, from the coding sequence ATGTCTGATAATTGGATTGAAAATCTCAAATATGATGCACAAGGATTAATTCCTGCGATCGCTCAAGATCACCAAGATGGCACAATTTTAATGATGGCATGGATGAATCGTCATGCGTTGGAATTAACCATTTCCACTAGTGAAGTCCATTATTGGAGTCGATCTCGTCAGGAACTATGGCATAAGGGTGCAACTTCAGGGCATATTCAAAAGCTCAAAAAGCTCTATTACGATTGCGATCGCGATGTAATTCTCGTCAAAATCGAGCAGGTTGGTGATGTCGCCTGTCACACTGGTGCAAGAAGTTGTTTTTTTACAGAAGTTCCAGTTTAA
- a CDS encoding FAD/NAD(P)-binding protein, whose protein sequence is MSKVEFGDRLAESTHNFSAQSLNHQSQAKIQAKGNFDTDIAIIGAGVHALTLTMHLLQKRQDLREKILVFDPSGDWLTQWHRQFAAQEIPHLRSPIVHHPDPNPFALRRFAETHPNELFPPYDLPSTKLFRDFCQNAIASQQLSERLMAAKVISLEPILSPRRGFRLGLSHGKSITAKRVVLATNNSIKQIPHWVERIAPNYPSDRLVHSSDLNLASQRLAGETILIVGGGLTSGHLALGAIARGAKVLLLSRRQFKEKLFDADAGWLGPKYLKGFHAETNWEKRREMVLTARDGGSMTPSVMTQLRREHHQGRLEFHPECEVAQAQWHSSYWQIACTDGMELTCDHLWLATGTRFDAKAEPLLHQIMEQYPQPLINGFPILDEHLRWHDCELFIMGGLAALRVGPTARNISGARMASDRIVPALTKSTIRSFKF, encoded by the coding sequence ATGTCTAAGGTTGAATTTGGCGATCGCTTAGCAGAATCTACACATAATTTTTCAGCCCAATCCCTGAATCACCAAAGCCAAGCCAAGATTCAAGCTAAAGGTAACTTTGATACTGACATCGCCATTATTGGTGCAGGAGTCCATGCCCTCACCTTAACCATGCACCTCCTGCAAAAACGTCAAGATTTGCGTGAAAAAATCCTAGTTTTTGATCCCAGTGGTGACTGGCTCACCCAATGGCATCGCCAATTTGCTGCTCAAGAAATTCCCCATCTGCGATCGCCTATTGTCCATCACCCCGATCCCAATCCCTTCGCATTACGACGCTTTGCCGAAACCCATCCCAATGAGTTATTCCCACCTTACGATCTGCCATCCACTAAGCTATTTCGTGATTTTTGCCAGAATGCGATCGCCTCACAGCAGTTATCCGAACGCCTGATGGCTGCTAAAGTTATTAGTCTAGAGCCGATTCTGTCACCCCGTCGAGGCTTTCGGCTTGGGCTAAGTCATGGCAAAAGCATCACCGCTAAGCGTGTTGTCTTAGCCACCAATAACAGCATCAAACAAATTCCCCATTGGGTTGAGCGAATTGCTCCTAATTATCCTAGCGATCGCCTTGTGCATTCTAGTGATTTGAATTTAGCGTCACAGCGATTAGCAGGAGAAACTATCTTAATCGTGGGCGGAGGTTTAACCAGTGGGCATTTGGCTTTAGGCGCGATCGCCCGTGGTGCAAAGGTATTATTGCTATCTCGGCGGCAATTTAAAGAAAAGCTCTTTGATGCCGATGCGGGATGGCTTGGTCCCAAATATCTCAAGGGTTTTCATGCTGAGACCAATTGGGAAAAACGGCGGGAAATGGTTCTCACGGCAAGAGATGGCGGTTCGATGACTCCTTCAGTAATGACCCAATTGCGAAGAGAGCATCATCAAGGCAGATTAGAATTTCATCCAGAATGCGAAGTTGCTCAAGCACAATGGCATAGCAGCTATTGGCAAATTGCTTGCACTGACGGCATGGAACTTACTTGCGATCACCTTTGGTTAGCCACAGGTACAAGGTTTGACGCAAAAGCGGAACCGTTGCTACATCAAATAATGGAGCAATATCCCCAACCTCTCATTAATGGATTTCCGATTCTCGATGAACATTTGCGATGGCACGACTGTGAATTATTTATCATGGGAGGCTTAGCTGCCTTGCGTGTAGGACCAACAGCCAGAAATATTTCTGGTGCAAGAATGGCAAGCGATCGCATTGTGCCAGCACTGACCAAATCTACGATTAGATCATTTAAATTCTGA
- a CDS encoding GTP-binding protein, whose amino-acid sequence MSIATPQKSAEPPAQVLAIAGAVGIGKTGWVYQQIEQISSPVIYFCPNASNVPIDATCLLAEFPHVQIFTDSQELELIEKVEQGVIALIELGFHLDLRSGDMLLDTLADRHACKRIALVPSDLTSSEWHDWADEVIEVKYDLDFHDLQIWRSPFTGQVFDPSSLNVLWYEITQGAYGEVTRAKGIFDLFDGRAFRLDFVAGMEDSLYLPLDVPLWLDGRPERFSGIEVVGRNLDGKAIAQCIIDCCLSEEILLHYQNQIKQSRQQSRQIAA is encoded by the coding sequence ATGTCTATTGCTACGCCTCAGAAATCTGCTGAGCCACCTGCTCAAGTATTAGCGATCGCAGGGGCAGTAGGAATCGGCAAAACTGGCTGGGTCTATCAACAAATTGAACAAATTTCTAGTCCAGTTATTTATTTTTGTCCCAACGCTAGCAATGTTCCCATTGATGCTACTTGCCTACTTGCGGAATTTCCCCATGTGCAAATTTTCACCGATAGTCAGGAATTAGAACTGATTGAAAAAGTAGAGCAGGGAGTGATCGCTTTGATTGAGTTGGGCTTTCACTTAGATCTGCGATCGGGCGATATGCTGCTAGATACTTTAGCTGATCGCCATGCTTGTAAACGGATTGCCCTTGTTCCTTCAGACTTAACTAGTTCTGAATGGCATGACTGGGCGGATGAAGTCATAGAAGTCAAATATGATTTAGATTTTCATGATTTGCAGATTTGGCGATCGCCCTTTACAGGACAGGTTTTTGATCCTTCGAGTTTGAATGTCCTTTGGTATGAAATTACTCAAGGAGCCTATGGAGAGGTGACGCGAGCGAAAGGGATCTTCGATCTGTTTGACGGTCGTGCCTTTCGTCTGGATTTTGTCGCAGGGATGGAAGACAGTCTCTATCTACCCCTCGATGTACCGCTTTGGTTGGATGGTCGTCCTGAGCGCTTTAGTGGAATTGAAGTTGTCGGGCGCAATCTTGATGGGAAAGCGATCGCGCAATGCATCATCGACTGCTGTCTATCGGAAGAAATCTTGCTTCACTATCAAAACCAAATCAAACAATCACGCCAACAATCACGTCAAATAGCAGCATAA
- a CDS encoding metallophosphoesterase family protein yields MKIAVMSCIHGNYEALDAVLRDIDRQKAEKIFCLGDLVGYGPFPSNVVEMVRSLDIPTTQGCWDEDIVEGLNSCECSYPSMLAEKRGRLAHEWTNEHIYPETKEYLAALPKVIKHDNLAFVHGSPQSQHEYLLPELDGFIALERVLSTGADMLFCGHTHVPYVRTLDVGHLRLLVRTGAEVPEAEMREFNAPLKRIVNVGSVGEPRHGRPNATYVIYDTDSDRVTLREVEYDYQKTCAAIIERGLPAIFAWRLAKGLEFAERADDASHLCERGV; encoded by the coding sequence ATGAAAATCGCTGTAATGTCTTGCATTCATGGTAACTATGAAGCCCTTGATGCAGTTTTGAGAGATATTGACCGTCAAAAAGCTGAAAAAATCTTTTGCTTGGGTGATCTGGTGGGCTATGGTCCTTTCCCTAGTAACGTTGTGGAAATGGTGCGATCGCTCGATATTCCCACCACACAGGGTTGCTGGGATGAAGATATTGTGGAAGGATTGAACTCCTGTGAATGTAGCTATCCATCCATGCTTGCGGAAAAGCGTGGTCGGCTTGCCCATGAATGGACAAATGAGCATATCTATCCTGAAACCAAGGAATACCTAGCAGCTTTACCGAAAGTGATTAAGCATGACAATCTCGCCTTTGTGCATGGTAGCCCACAAAGTCAGCATGAATATCTTTTGCCAGAACTAGATGGATTTATTGCCCTAGAGCGAGTTCTCTCGACAGGAGCCGATATGCTCTTTTGTGGTCATACCCATGTGCCATACGTGCGAACCTTAGATGTAGGTCATTTGCGCCTCTTGGTGAGAACTGGTGCAGAGGTTCCAGAAGCAGAAATGCGCGAATTTAATGCTCCCTTAAAACGAATCGTCAATGTTGGCTCGGTTGGTGAGCCGCGTCATGGTCGCCCCAATGCTACCTATGTGATCTATGACACCGATAGCGATCGCGTTACTTTGCGCGAAGTGGAATATGACTATCAAAAAACCTGTGCGGCAATTATTGAGAGAGGTTTACCCGCAATTTTTGCATGGCGCTTAGCCAAGGGTTTAGAATTTGCGGAACGTGCCGATGACGCTTCCCACCTATGCGAGAGAGGTGTTTAG
- a CDS encoding metallophosphatase produces the protein MSHWAILSGIEANLTAYEAVLEDIKRQVPKVTELYILGDAINASPASEKIVQRIRNPRIGELVPQVCKGWWEEQVLMLHGFVPDVEPNPLVEKYGVAVAKSLWDSISKETVSWISNLHFAFMEFDCLLLHGSSLSVLESLTPESSPLLLLDRIARSNANRLFCGRSGQTFLYQIKDGSLSSNVLTLDGEEVSQTFNASDRCVIGVGNVGGTPNKATYTIYSPNTDIVKFQTLRYGKSKGFGKS, from the coding sequence ATGTCACATTGGGCAATTTTAAGCGGTATCGAAGCTAATCTCACGGCTTATGAAGCAGTACTAGAAGATATTAAACGACAGGTTCCGAAAGTTACTGAATTGTATATTCTCGGTGATGCGATTAACGCAAGTCCTGCAAGTGAAAAAATAGTGCAGAGGATTCGCAATCCCCGCATCGGTGAGCTAGTGCCGCAGGTCTGCAAAGGCTGGTGGGAGGAGCAAGTACTAATGCTGCATGGATTTGTGCCTGATGTTGAGCCAAATCCTTTAGTCGAGAAGTATGGCGTAGCTGTCGCGAAATCTCTTTGGGACAGTATCTCTAAGGAAACGGTGTCATGGATTAGCAATCTCCATTTTGCTTTTATGGAATTTGATTGTCTATTATTACATGGCAGTAGTCTGAGTGTATTGGAATCACTCACGCCCGAAAGTTCACCTTTACTTCTCCTAGATCGGATTGCCCGTAGTAATGCCAATCGCTTATTTTGTGGACGTTCTGGGCAAACCTTTCTCTACCAAATTAAGGATGGTTCGCTCTCATCTAATGTGTTAACCCTTGATGGTGAAGAGGTTTCGCAAACTTTTAATGCTAGCGATCGCTGTGTGATTGGCGTGGGGAATGTTGGCGGTACTCCAAACAAAGCGACATATACCATCTATAGCCCCAACACAGACATCGTAAAATTTCAAACCTTGCGCTATGGCAAAAGTAAAGGCTTTGGGAAAAGTTGA
- a CDS encoding CobW family GTP-binding protein, which translates to MNTNSSQIPVTVLTGYLGAGKTTLLNRILTHEHGKKVAVIVNEFGEVGIDHKLVVNADEEIFEMNNGCICCTVRGDLIRIITNLMRRRDKFEHLVIETTGLADPAPVIQTFFVDEDVSAKTKLDAVVTVVDAKHISQHWDAEEVQEQIAFADIILLNKIDLVSEAELQELEQRIKSMNLMCKVYRTQNSGIEMDAVLGVGSFELARALEIDPHFLSEDAHEHDDTVKSVAIVEAGELYLPKVNDWISTLLREQGVDIFRMKGILNIKGIDERFVFQGVHMLFDGTRDRLWQPHEKRQNELVFIGRNLDSEKLKADFLACLA; encoded by the coding sequence ATGAATACAAACTCTTCTCAAATTCCTGTTACGGTTCTCACAGGCTATCTTGGAGCAGGCAAAACTACTCTGCTTAATCGCATTCTCACCCATGAGCATGGCAAGAAAGTTGCGGTAATTGTCAATGAATTTGGTGAAGTTGGGATTGATCATAAATTGGTGGTCAATGCTGATGAAGAAATCTTTGAGATGAACAATGGTTGTATTTGCTGCACTGTGCGCGGGGACTTGATCAGGATTATTACGAATCTGATGCGCCGCCGTGACAAATTCGAGCATTTAGTGATTGAAACTACTGGACTTGCTGATCCTGCACCTGTAATTCAAACCTTCTTCGTTGATGAAGATGTGAGTGCAAAGACAAAATTAGATGCTGTGGTCACGGTGGTTGATGCTAAACATATCTCTCAACATTGGGATGCTGAAGAAGTGCAGGAACAAATTGCTTTTGCGGACATAATTTTATTAAACAAGATAGATTTGGTAAGTGAAGCAGAACTTCAAGAACTTGAACAACGCATTAAGTCGATGAATTTAATGTGCAAAGTTTATCGCACCCAAAACTCAGGAATTGAGATGGATGCGGTGCTAGGTGTAGGATCATTTGAGTTAGCAAGAGCTTTAGAAATTGATCCTCACTTTCTGAGTGAAGATGCCCATGAGCATGATGATACAGTGAAATCCGTGGCGATCGTGGAAGCAGGTGAACTCTATTTACCGAAGGTCAATGATTGGATTAGTACACTGCTGCGCGAACAAGGGGTAGATATTTTCAGGATGAAGGGAATTCTCAATATTAAAGGGATTGATGAACGCTTTGTATTTCAGGGTGTACATATGCTGTTTGACGGCACACGCGATCGCCTATGGCAACCTCACGAAAAGCGCCAAAATGAGCTAGTATTCATCGGACGTAACCTTGATTCTGAAAAATTAAAAGCAGATTTCCTTGCTTGCTTGGCTTAA
- a CDS encoding ABC transporter ATP-binding protein, with product MTANFWDIVRYFKRYRTTAIWSITGSSLFEIIDLAVPYTVGQILNVLSGRSLDPEINSLVIAMAGIFGQSPNPTTALIMLSGLIFVVTVLRAPIQVWIANNFHWEIALKTRRDQTQKAIAKILTLPIEFYDENNAGRIAGRVARGLANHMWSYPEIAGQLIPKVVRILGIFVIICAIAWWISAFFLVSFILVLLGSLQKLKGLVKTEENLDIYQENTESRTSEIITSIKTVKAFANEAKEYKRQSERLEREAKVSLWGIHIGYVKLGMVRDTVLEACQFVVFGAALFATFGGKMSIGHFITISTLASMAYSEIKPICLLAEVFARRYSSMLRFHEFMKQANGQDAAIALYPNTKYPQYRFAGKVEFRNLTFGYDRDRPVLEKIQFIIEPYETVALVGKSGSGKSTLVKLLFRYFEPASGGILIDGTNITELDITGYRKRLAIVHQEVDIFNGTLMDNLMYGNPTATFAQVQEACAIASVDEFLHLLPKGYNTIVGERGVRLSGGQRQRLGIARALLVNPDILVFDEATSSLDYESERSIQLAMRRIQGTRTTIVIAHRLSTVREADKIVVLDKGAIVEIGSHQQLLAQGGIYHRLHSLQETGELL from the coding sequence ATGACCGCTAACTTTTGGGACATTGTCCGATACTTTAAACGCTATCGCACCACGGCAATCTGGAGCATTACAGGTTCCAGTCTATTTGAAATCATCGATCTCGCCGTTCCCTATACCGTTGGACAAATCCTGAACGTGTTATCAGGGCGATCGCTCGATCCTGAAATCAATAGCCTTGTTATTGCAATGGCGGGTATTTTTGGACAGTCTCCGAATCCCACTACCGCATTAATTATGTTATCAGGCTTGATTTTTGTGGTGACAGTTTTACGCGCACCGATTCAGGTCTGGATTGCCAATAACTTCCATTGGGAAATTGCGCTCAAAACCCGTCGTGATCAGACCCAAAAGGCGATCGCGAAGATTTTGACTTTGCCGATTGAGTTTTACGATGAGAACAACGCGGGACGGATTGCGGGGAGAGTGGCGCGAGGACTAGCCAATCACATGTGGTCATATCCCGAAATTGCGGGGCAGTTGATTCCGAAAGTGGTGCGAATCCTCGGAATTTTTGTAATCATCTGTGCGATCGCATGGTGGATTTCCGCATTCTTTTTAGTGTCATTTATTTTGGTGCTATTGGGAAGCTTACAAAAACTAAAGGGATTAGTCAAAACAGAAGAAAATCTCGACATCTATCAAGAGAATACCGAAAGTCGCACTTCCGAAATCATTACTAGCATCAAGACAGTCAAGGCTTTTGCCAATGAAGCGAAAGAGTATAAACGCCAAAGCGAACGTCTCGAACGGGAAGCCAAGGTTTCGCTCTGGGGGATTCACATTGGCTATGTAAAATTAGGCATGGTGCGCGATACGGTGTTGGAAGCTTGTCAATTTGTGGTATTTGGAGCCGCTCTATTCGCTACCTTTGGGGGCAAGATGTCCATCGGACATTTCATCACTATTTCCACCTTGGCAAGTATGGCTTATTCGGAAATCAAACCGATTTGTTTACTCGCCGAAGTCTTTGCCCGTCGCTATTCCTCGATGTTGCGCTTCCATGAGTTCATGAAACAAGCCAATGGACAAGATGCCGCGATCGCACTATATCCCAACACCAAATATCCCCAATATCGCTTTGCAGGCAAAGTCGAATTTCGTAATCTCACCTTTGGCTACGATCGCGATCGCCCTGTCCTCGAAAAAATCCAATTCATCATCGAACCCTACGAAACCGTTGCTCTCGTAGGAAAATCGGGTTCTGGCAAATCCACTTTAGTTAAATTACTATTCCGTTATTTCGAGCCAGCCAGTGGTGGGATTTTGATTGATGGCACAAATATTACTGAACTCGATATCACGGGCTATCGTAAACGTTTAGCGATCGTCCATCAAGAGGTAGATATCTTTAATGGAACCCTGATGGATAACCTCATGTATGGCAATCCTACGGCAACTTTTGCTCAAGTTCAAGAAGCCTGTGCGATCGCTAGTGTTGATGAGTTTCTCCATTTATTACCAAAGGGCTATAACACGATTGTGGGTGAACGAGGTGTGCGGCTCTCTGGTGGTCAACGTCAACGCTTAGGCATTGCCAGAGCTTTGCTAGTCAATCCCGATATTCTCGTCTTTGATGAGGCGACTTCTAGCCTTGATTACGAATCTGAGCGATCGATCCAACTCGCCATGCGTCGCATTCAGGGAACCCGCACCACGATCGTGATTGCTCACCGTCTTAGCACCGTGCGCGAAGCCGATAAAATTGTGGTTTTAGATAAAGGTGCGATCGTCGAAATTGGCTCCCATCAACAGCTTCTCGCCCAAGGTGGTATCTATCATCGCTTACATTCTCTCCAAGAAACAGGAGAATTGTTGTGA
- the recJ gene encoding single-stranded-DNA-specific exonuclease RecJ translates to MSPTNWHILETVEPPTWLVAKVGKFAAQLLYQRGIVEPEQVDAFLSTDTYQPTSAFELPEMQQAIARIQTAYEQGEPIAIWGDFDADGITATSVLWEGLGQFFTQGDRLVFYIPDRLKESHGISIRGLDDLRSQCEAVGKSINLIITCDTGSTSLEAINYANELGIDVIVTDHHTLPDERPNVVAIINPRYLSNEHPLFHLSGVAVAYKLMEALYETLPEVPQQPLEDLLDLVAIGLVADLVQLTGDCRYLAQKGIEVLRQKKRLGVRMLLEQCKRVGDRPIDISFGIAPRINAVSRIWGDVRKCVELLTTRDEKICKSLIEQTELANTQRKALQKKVFKQVQGKIEQLDLSTTGIIILADPQWSVGVLGLVAGQVVAEYGRPTILCTVEDGIAKGSARSLEGINLYELLKGQEHLLLSFGGHPLAGGLSFALENLQVLAEAIDQRFWSQYGQLQSKAIAIDLEVKIADLNKDLFNEFKQLEPFGMGNPAPKLLVRDCEFVDISNANIRTHKGQKVEYIKTEFTLSDRQGNQIHGDWWGHYSYELPDTACDVVIELVDNAFRKRYDARLLDIHAQSAPLKSEESTLASNSIKKHNPNLKIIDLRGHGQLQQELEATICDRCPTSWHDLNMLIEQAAQSHQALALVYTDPEKINGAIAWQTLVGIAKYLSRTGKEIKRSQLIAKLGIEDQSVLQLGFEELRQYGYVVEIVHNESNSELDDPHIRINSVAADHLPTQSSTITKQFIQAVNEILFQQQFFDRQLISLNEHDR, encoded by the coding sequence ATGTCACCGACCAATTGGCATATTTTAGAAACAGTTGAGCCACCAACTTGGTTAGTTGCTAAAGTTGGTAAGTTTGCCGCGCAGTTACTTTATCAAAGGGGAATAGTTGAGCCTGAGCAAGTAGACGCATTTTTATCAACAGATACTTATCAGCCGACGAGTGCTTTTGAACTTCCTGAAATGCAGCAGGCGATCGCTAGAATTCAAACAGCCTATGAACAGGGTGAACCGATCGCAATTTGGGGAGACTTTGATGCGGATGGGATTACAGCTACATCGGTATTGTGGGAAGGGCTAGGACAATTTTTTACACAAGGCGATCGCTTAGTTTTTTATATCCCCGATCGCCTCAAGGAATCCCACGGGATTTCGATTCGAGGATTAGATGATCTGCGATCGCAATGTGAAGCTGTAGGAAAATCTATCAATTTAATTATTACCTGTGATACGGGTAGCACTAGTTTAGAGGCGATTAATTATGCTAACGAACTAGGCATTGATGTGATTGTCACCGATCATCATACCTTGCCTGATGAACGTCCCAATGTAGTCGCAATTATCAATCCACGCTATTTAAGTAATGAGCATCCCTTGTTCCATTTATCGGGTGTGGCGGTTGCTTATAAATTAATGGAAGCACTCTATGAAACTTTGCCAGAAGTTCCTCAACAGCCCCTAGAGGATTTATTGGATTTAGTAGCGATCGGGCTAGTTGCGGATTTAGTGCAATTAACAGGCGACTGTCGCTATCTTGCCCAAAAGGGAATTGAGGTCTTGCGTCAAAAAAAGCGCCTCGGTGTACGGATGCTCTTAGAACAATGTAAGCGTGTTGGCGATCGCCCGATTGATATTAGCTTTGGCATTGCGCCACGGATTAATGCTGTTAGCCGCATCTGGGGCGATGTGCGGAAATGTGTAGAACTTCTTACTACCCGTGATGAGAAAATTTGCAAGTCTCTGATCGAGCAAACGGAACTGGCGAATACACAGCGCAAAGCTTTACAAAAAAAAGTATTCAAACAGGTGCAAGGGAAGATTGAACAGCTCGATTTATCGACAACGGGAATTATTATTCTTGCCGATCCCCAATGGTCAGTGGGAGTTTTGGGCTTAGTTGCAGGTCAAGTGGTCGCCGAATATGGTCGCCCGACGATTCTCTGTACGGTTGAGGATGGTATCGCTAAAGGCAGTGCGCGATCGCTAGAAGGAATCAATCTCTATGAACTGCTAAAGGGGCAAGAGCATTTATTACTGAGCTTTGGGGGGCATCCCCTCGCAGGTGGTTTGAGCTTTGCGTTGGAGAATTTGCAAGTACTTGCTGAGGCGATCGATCAGCGCTTTTGGAGTCAATATGGACAATTGCAAAGCAAGGCGATCGCTATTGATTTGGAAGTAAAAATTGCGGATTTGAATAAGGATTTATTTAATGAATTCAAGCAGCTAGAACCCTTTGGCATGGGCAATCCTGCGCCAAAGTTACTAGTGCGTGACTGTGAGTTTGTCGATATATCCAATGCCAATATTCGCACTCACAAAGGACAGAAAGTTGAATATATCAAAACCGAATTTACCTTAAGCGATCGCCAAGGTAATCAAATTCACGGTGATTGGTGGGGACATTATAGTTATGAATTGCCTGATACCGCCTGTGATGTGGTGATCGAGCTAGTGGATAATGCTTTTCGCAAACGCTATGATGCACGTTTGTTGGATATCCATGCTCAAAGCGCCCCACTAAAGTCTGAGGAATCTACACTTGCATCAAATTCCATCAAAAAGCACAATCCCAATCTGAAAATCATCGATCTGCGTGGGCATGGGCAATTACAACAAGAATTAGAAGCGACAATCTGCGATCGCTGTCCTACGAGTTGGCATGATTTAAACATGCTCATCGAGCAGGCGGCGCAATCCCATCAAGCCCTAGCGCTAGTTTATACCGATCCAGAAAAGATTAACGGCGCGATCGCATGGCAAACGCTCGTAGGTATCGCCAAATACCTTAGTCGTACAGGCAAAGAAATTAAGCGATCGCAATTAATTGCTAAATTAGGCATCGAGGATCAAAGTGTTTTGCAGCTTGGCTTTGAGGAATTGCGACAATATGGCTATGTTGTGGAGATCGTTCATAATGAGAGTAATAGTGAACTAGATGATCCTCACATACGCATCAATTCTGTTGCAGCAGATCATTTACCAACACAATCATCAACTATCACTAAACAGTTTATCCAAGCTGTCAATGAAATTCTATTTCAGCAACAGTTCTTCGATCGCCAATTAATTTCTTTGAATGAGCATGACCGCTAA